One region of Oncorhynchus nerka isolate Pitt River linkage group LG22, Oner_Uvic_2.0, whole genome shotgun sequence genomic DNA includes:
- the LOC115104887 gene encoding clavesin-1-like encodes MTHLQAGLSSETTEKARLELNENPDSLHADIQQVRDMIVTRPDIGFLRTDDDFILRFLRARKFNQAETFRLLAQYFQFRQQNLDMFQSFKVDDPGIKRALMDGFPGVLETPDQHGRKILILFASNWDQGRNSFTDILRAILLSLEVLIENPELQINGFILIIDWSNFSFKQASKLTPNILKQAIEGLQDSFPARFGGIHFVNQPWYIHAMYTIIKPFLKDKTRKRIFLHGNNLNSLHQLILPDCLPSEFGGTLPPYDMGIWARTLLGPNYNDETEYTLTYDALHVKGNYGGGDKECADKLLKRSQSAVEPGTLRQGDRENTAQPLLALD; translated from the exons ATGACTCACTTGCAAGCGGGCCTGAGCTCGGAGACCACGGAGAAAGCTCGGCTGGAGCTCAACGAGAACCCCGACAGCCTCCACGCAGACATCCAGCAGGTGCGCGACATGATCGTGACGCGGCCCGACATTGGCTTCCTGCGCACGGACGACGACTTCATCCTGAGGTTTCTGCGGGCGCGCAAGTTTAACCAGGCAGAGACCTTCCGGCTCCTGGCCCAGTACTTTCAGTTCCGCCAGCAGAACCTGGACATGTTCCAGAGCTTCAAGGTGGACGACCCGGGAATCAAGCGGGCGCTGATGGACGGCTTCCCAGGAGTCTTAGAAACACCGGATCAGCACGGCCGGAAAATACTCATCCTTTTCGCTTCCAACTGGGATCAAGGCAG GAACTCTTTCACAGACATCCTCcgagccatcctcctctccctggaGGTTCTCATAGAGAACCCAGAACTCCAGATCAACGGCTTCATCTTGATTATCGACTGGAGTAACTTCTCCTTCAAGCAAGCTTCCAAGCTCACACCCAACATCCTCAAACAGGCCATCGAAGGCCTGCAG GACAGCTTCCCTGCTCGCTTCGGTGGGATCCATTTTGTAAACCAGCCCTGGTACATCCACGCCATGTACACCATCATCAAGCCTTTCCTCAAGGACAAGACAAGGAAAAGG ATTTTCCTCCATGGGAACAATCTCAACAGTTTACACCAGTTAATTCTACCCGATTGTCTACCGTCCGAGTTCGGTGGCACGCTGCCGCCGTATGACATGGGCATCTGGGCACGGACCCTCTTAGGGCCCAACTACAACGACGAGACGGAGTACACACTCACCTACGACGCCCTCCACGTCAAAGGGAACTATGGTGGCGGAGACAAGGAATGTGCCGACAAACTTCTGAAAAG gTCCCAGTCAGCCGTAGAGCCGGGTACCCTACGACAAGGAGACAGGGAGAACACGGCACAGCCGCTCCTGGCTCTGGACTGA
- the LOC115104548 gene encoding CMRF35-like molecule 1, with amino-acid sequence MTSLGRVFFSLSAALWSVSIADEIVVSGYEGGEAEISCSYGHGYENYKKYLCNRGCDNSDIVIETQLGVHYTKKGSFSLHDDIKRRVFTVNVTKLTLQHAGLYWCAVSRYGKDIYTEVRLQVVKETTTPLSPSPMTLVTTVTSVTSTSSLSSASTSSSLMPPSSAGFTNRTYVFIAFTVMTFSVSLSVLMLALIIIYRCKRIQGSAEPHRETGLSELVYEDVYENTEAVCVNVKLASCKKQYSSQPYEDVDDDDDAQQESVYQDITPYDNIYQSLNITTTDRH; translated from the exons ATGACAAGTCTTGGAAGAGTGTTCTTTAGCCTCTCTG ctgctctgtggagtgtatcTATTGCAGATGAGATCGTAGTATCAGGATACGAGGGAGGAGAAGCAGAGATCAGTTGCTCCTATGGCCATGGGTATGAGAATTACAAAAAGTACCTCTGTAATAGGGGCTGTGACAACTCTGATATTGTCATTGAAACTCAATTGGGAGTTCACTACACTAAGAAAGGCAGCTTTTCTCTGCATGATGACATAAAGAGAAGAGTCTTCACTGTGAATGTCACTAAACTGACCCTACAGCATGCTGGGTTATACTGGTGCGCTGTGAGCAGATATGGGAAAGACATCTATACAGAAGTCAGACTGCAAGTAGTCAAAG AAACAACAacgcctctgtctccatctccaatGACCCTAGTCACCACCGTGACCTCAGTGACCTCtacatcatcattatcatcagcatcaacatcatcatcactaaTGCCACCTTCATCAGCAGGCttcaccaaca GGACCTATGTGTTTATTGCGTTCACTGTGATGACTTTttctgtgagtctgtctgtgttgatgtTGGCACTCATCATAATATACAGATGCAAGAGGATCCAGG GGTCTGCAGAACCACACAGAGAAACAGGGCTGTCTGAGTTGGTGTATGAG GATGTTTATGAGAATACAgaagctgtgtgtgtgaatgtgaaacTGGCTTCCTGTAAGAAACAATACTCCTCCCAACCTTATGaggatgttgatgatgatgacgacGCCCAACAGGAGTCTGTCTATCAAGACATCACACCTTATGACAACATCTATCAAAGCCTCAATATCACTACCACAGACAgacactga